One Trichosurus vulpecula isolate mTriVul1 chromosome 7, mTriVul1.pri, whole genome shotgun sequence genomic region harbors:
- the ZNF318 gene encoding zinc finger protein 318 codes for MYRSGGRSSVSSHRPKEGGGGGGPGGSRTSRSAGSSSSSTGPVRRASPPPASSSSSSASSRAPGRRPRSPSGHRGRHGSPSPPPHSLRGRRRGSPSPPWSRRGSPSPPRGRRGSPPCPRRASPSPTRPRCLFPSGSGGFRGSSRSCSRSDFARDGRGDHPGDSGSRRRSPGLRPESSVEQSLRITVGNDRFCLGSPDPRRLNDRLGSPVDNLGDMDRDDLADGPIFTHSSQCSRGLERYTTREEGPLSPFLGRLDEDYRTREAFLHRSDYNTHVSRHDDLLRDRDKLKVSYSVRSEERSREAKRSRYDDSEKLHSLGGDHSNYVSGARNYRQRRHSPNSRFMDPEFRELDLARRKREEEEERNRSLGQDLVGVDSSSSSSCTISGVSGSEPGYTVHRPEDVPMMPKKSILKKRIEVDVEPLQMESFSSGTSSGQELPLISGHPSLPPSSVTAPFTSEVENNKVAMSETALKEPQESYQWGPLSGLPKDTSPLREKFGSFLSHKEKIDGKAECGERHTDFLLPHERASQDGSGFSRILGMLADPTSAQEKRRRSFPDIEDEEKFLYGNEEEDLKPESPPESLGSLGSEVRRERANSSPSPSSALKLDAREETNPEYAKIHNLLKTIGLDIGVAEISKLAVRTQERLHGKKLSSHSSADRRSVDRRSLSDRSSSDSHRLESREARRSDTRSPEVSRPHAVSPVDPYLRAKNSSPFLKSDHPMSQMPGPEVASGGPRSSAIRCLIPSAPAPPIRLPPHCTSSVTQFQIPTNTQFSAAPIPPNYQTPAMPPSTFDAYRHYMAYAVSAWPMYPSPQQPGHPLTDPHRLMPITKQVTPSRPNLRVIPTVTSAEAKRDESLLVPIPVINNSTKVPVRLPIPPLMRYNPEKISDEKNRASQKQKVIEEREKLRSDRDARQKKMYYLRTELDRLHKQQGEMLRKKRREKDGHKDPLLVEVSRLQDNIMKDMAELRREAEAAEKKQSELDKVAQILGINIFDKTPKPSNDSKESSEKSGKAEKSKSPEKVSPSSNNSSSSSSSSSSSSSKESKSNNEKSHAKSPKPTDTSSQPSVKHSSQLATVYEYYDAGNHWCRDCNTICGTMFDFFTHMHKKKHRQTLDPYNRPWASKIQSEAKQDTTKRVDKITVPAKGSEFLIPITGYYCQLCEEFFGDPISGEQHVKCHQHNEKYKKYVDENPLYEERRNLDRQAGLAVVLETERRRQNELKRKLSEKPKEETDEKKAKVVKEMKEDEEKLSEELDEQLSETWNSPDKLENKRKMTIKLQLKEETKESQTSSSFGKFSWKKSEKDDEKSSAVTPSIPKEENMETNKDKEDGKAQAGKVKPIEIKLSGKTVIAHTSPWMPVVATSTQAKIRPNLPIPTTVLRKSGSATVSKPAPLNTFLSIKSSGATAKPLPVVKESSIDLLLPPDIISKAFGGEEVILKSSPEEKTVLAEKNEPAPIPEQLLPPPPPPPPPPPFPVTLKSATAPPAQTSTGLSPVKSTPTISQILTPGIGGSNLLTPVLPASILAPVHPAAIPSDEVAPGVSESDHDQALLSVLVRPPPPLSGVFSEQAKKLEKRNSCLATANAKDLYDIFYSTGGKGNPESKLGNSTLSNGESGNSSKNENSDSSFSPRESGILKGISQDKGLANVPVDSCLAKPIAKTVGSPKQRTIVEPSLGLKNRGCLQPLTGMDFASTCVADDQGKPQEDVNTEANASTMLTCSPYESETSTDMCLEGEADLNSGEPGPPGVEEPAPPISDIACPAKLVDTRDLGIVDSQVKRIEEHCGSELEAAPELEEGRLLLSEGVGKERIGDQDEELQTSLSIVQRDPHSLKDSSLKCEDSYVWKREAKQTNLPRDDQIINQPEEMVVEPEVKGLGEVMTEPHTQAQSAMEIRTDSVQSDTRSVSQTPQSTGVQHFVLESSLQSVVRRNIYLTGSPQEQAVLADPEECQDDQSPEPASRTPEMRDFKSGGEKPEEELKKTTCQPASLEEETEKPENIEIPKGQESGFTELSIVSTELRLATESKPIEGLETTDLGIVYAPGNPASDFSIGKLEPVQESLATQSENVQEGRFLCSTGSTNLTSTFSEFAFEPPETVVLDLGTKDKQNSTPRNEKMPESDSLKTLLVSTTVDEDMEVTHEPLDLQAEGMLPENTEETFKLEAEGSLGLESDTICSPGLRPSACQPDLVSFVMSVSEKQEEKFCSLPSEPGDTSESSSLDAGALQPEFHSPPSVMETFSQVDKNSTLSAAEMPALSYPGKEWVVSAAIGPKEMPTQEEGTVDAT; via the exons ATGTACCGCAGCGGCGGCCGCTCGTCTGTCTCCTCGCATCGGCCTAAGgagggcggcggcggcgggggtcCCGGCGGCTCCCGCACCAGCCGCAGCGccggctcctcctcctcctccaccggGCCGGTGCGCCGCGCCTCCCCGCCGCCCGCCTCCTCCTCGTCGTCCTCGGCCTCCTCCCGGGCCCCGGGCCGTCGGCCCCGCTCCCCCTCGGGCCACCGCGGCCGCCACGGCTCCCCGTCGCCGCCGCCGCACTCCCTCCGCGGCCGCCGGCGCGGCTCTCCGTCTCCACCCTGGAGCCGCCGCGGGTCCCCGAGCCCACCGCGGGGCCGCCGGGGCTCCCCGCCCTGCCCTCGCCGGGCCTCGCCTTCTCCGACCCGGCCCCGATGCCTCTTCCCGTCGGGCTCCGGCGGCTTCCGCGGCAGCAGCCGCTCGTGCTCCCGCTCCGACTTCGCCCGGGACGGCCGCGGAGACCATCCGGGGGACAGCGGCAGCCGG AGGCGATCTCCCGGACTGCGTCCTGAATCATCTGTGGAGCAAAGCTTGCGGATCACTGTTGGCAACGACCGATTTTGCCTCGGCTCACCCGACCCCCGGAGGCTTAATGATCGATTGGGGTCTCCAGTGGATAACCTCGGTGACATGGACAG GGATGATCTGGCTGATGGTCCTATCTTCACACATAGTTCCCAGTGCTCCCGGGGCCTTGAGCGCTACACCACCCGGGAAGAAGGGCCTCTTAGCCCTTTTCTGGGGCGACTTGACGAGGACTACAGGACAAGAGAGGCCTTTCTCCATAGGTCTGACTATAATACCCATGTTAGCCGTCATGATGATCTCCTTCGAGACAGAGACAAACTCAAAGTCTCCTACTCTGTTCGATCTGAGGAAAGAAGCCGGGAAGCCAAACGGTCCCGCTACGATGACAGTGAGAAGCTGCATAGTTTGGGTGGGGACCACTCTAACTATGTCTCAGGTGCTCGAAACTACCGACAGCGAAGGCACAGCCCAAACTCCCGGTTCATGGACCCTGAGTTCCGGGAGCTAGACCTTGCCAGGAGAAAacgggaggaagaggaagagaggaacagGAGCTTGGGTCAGGATCTGGTCGGGGtggatagcagcagcagcagcagttgtaCCATCTCTGGAGTATCAGGGTCAGAGCCAGGATATACGGTGCATCGACCAGAGGATGTGCCTATGATGCCCAAGAAGTCCATTCTGAAGAAGCGAATAGAAGTAGATGTGGAACCTCTGCAG ATGGAGAGTTTTTCCAGCGGTACCAGCTCTGGCCAAGAACTTCCTCTCATTTCTGGCCACCCATCTCTTCCCCCAAGCAGTGTTACAGCCCCTTTTACTTCAGAAGTTGAAAACAACAAAGTAGCCATGTCAGAGACTGCATTGAAGGAACCCCAAGAATCCTATCAGTGGGGTCCTCTTTCTGGGCTACCTAAGGATACTAGCCCCCTCAGAGAGAAGTTTGGAAGTTTTCTAAGCCACAAGGAGAAAATAGATGGGAAGGCTGAGTGTGGTGAGCGGCACACAGATTTTTTGTTGCCCCATGAGAGAgccagccaagatggcagtggtTTTTCCCGAATTCTGGGTATGTTGGCAGACCCTACCAGTGCCCAAGAAAAGAGGCGACGTAGCTTCCCCGATATAGAGGATGAGGAGAAGTTTCTCTATGGGAATGAAGAGGAGGACTTAAAGCCAGAATCCCCACCAGAGTCCCTTGGAAGTCTTGGGAGTGAAGTtcggagagagagagcaaactcCTCTCCCTCCCCGTCTTCAGCTCTGAAACTAGATGCTCGAGAGGAAACCAATCCAGAATATGCCAAAATCCATAACTTACTTAAGACCATAGGGCTGGATATTGGGGTGGCAGAGATTAGCAAGTTGGCTGTGCGCACCCAGGAACGACTGCATGGAAAGAAGTTGTCCTCACACTCCTCAGCTGATCGACGCTCAGTAGATCGACGTTCTTTATCTGATCGGAGCTCTTCAGACTCACataggctggaaagcagggaggcACGGCGGAGCGATACTCGTTCCCCTGAGGTGTCCCGGCCGCATGCAGTCTCTCCTGTGGATCCTTATCTGAGGGCAAAGAACAGCTCCCCATTTCTCAAGTCTGACCATCCTATGAGCCAGATGCCAGGACCAGAAGTGGCCAGCGGTGGGCCCCGATCATCTGCCATCAGATGTCTGATTCCCTCAGCCCCAGCTCCCCCAATTAGACTACCACCACACTGTACTTCCTCTGTGACCCAGTTTCAGATTCCTACTAATACTCAGTTCTCTGCAGCTCCGATCCCCCCAAACTACCAGACACCTGCTATGCCTCCTTCCACCTTTGATGCCTATAGACACTACATGGCATATGCAGTTTCTGCCTGGCCCATGTACCCTTCTCCCCAGCAACCTGGCCATCCACTGACTGATCCCCACAGACTTATGCCTATCACTAAACAAGTCACCCCTAGCCGCCCCAACCTTCGTGTAATCCCCACTGTGACCTCTGCTGAAGCCAAGAGGGATGAATCACTGCTAGTTCCCATCCCTGTCATCAACAACTCTACCAAGGTGCCAGTTCGACTACCCATTCCACCACTTATGAGATACAATCCAGAAAAGATCTCAGATGAGAAGAACCGGGCTTCCCAGAAGCAGAAG GttatagaagagagggaaaaactgAGGAGTGACCGGGATGCACGGCAGAAGAAGATGTACTATCTCAGGACTGAGCTGGATCGGCTTCATAAGCAGCAAG GAGAGATGCTCCGTAAGAAACGGCGGGAGAAAGATGGCCACAAAGACCCACTCCTGGTGGAGGTGAGCCGACTGCAGGACAACATCATGAAGGACATGGCAGAGCTGCGGCGTGAGGCAGAGGCAGCAGAAAAGAAACAGTCTGAGCTGGACAAAGTGGCTCAGATCCTGGGGATCAACATCTTTGATAAAACCCCAAAGCCTTCTAATGATAGCAAAGAGTCGTCAGAGAAGTCTGGGAAGGCTGAGAAATCCAAGAGCCCAGAAAAAGTGTCTCCATCCTCTAAcaactcttcttcctcctcctcttcctcctcttcttcctctagcAAG gaGTCAAAGTCGAATAATGAGAAGTCTCATGCCAAGAGCCCCAAGCCCACAGATACCTCATCCCAGCCCTCAGTCAAGCATTCTTCCCAGCTGGCTACTGTGTATGAATATTATGATGCTGGAAACCACTGGTGCAGAGATTGCAACACTATTTGTGGGACCATGTTTGATTTCTTTACTCACATGCATAAGAAGAAGCATAGACAG ACATTGGATCCCTACAACAGACCTTGGGCTTCGAAGATCCAGAGTGAGGCCAAGCAAGACACCACAAAGCGCGTTGATAAAATAACAGTCCCTGCCAAAG GCTCTGAATTTCTGATTCCCATCACTGGATATTACTGCCAACTCTGTGAGGAGTTTTTTGGGGATCCAATTTCTGGAGAACAACATGTGAAATGTCATCAGCACAATGAGAAGTATAAG AAATATGTGGATGAAAACCCGCTGTATGAGGAGCGAAGGAATCTAGATCGTCAGGCAGGTCTGGCTGTAGTCCTAGAGACTGAGCGCCGAAGGCAGAATGAGCTGAAGCGAAAACTGAGTGAGAAGCCAAAGGAGGAAACCGATGAGAAGAAGGCAAAAGTggtgaaagaaatgaaggaagatgaagaaaagcTTTCTGAAGAACTAGATGAACAGCTCTCTGAGACTTGGAACTCCCCAGACAAGCTTGAGAACAAGCGAAAAATGACCATAAAACTCCAgctgaaagaagagacaaaagagtCACAGACATCCTCCTCCTTTGGAAAGTTCAGCTGGAAGAAGTCAGAAAAGGATGATGAAAAAAGTTCTGCAGTAACCCCAAGCATTCCTAAGGAAGAGAATATGGAAACCAACAAGGACAAAGAGGATGGCAAAGCCCAGGCTGGGAAAGTGAAGCCCATTGAGATCAAACTGTCTGGGAAAACTGTCATTGCTCACACCAGTCCCTGGATGCCTGTTGTTGCCACCTCTACCCAGGCCAAAATCCGGCCTAACCTTCCTATCCCCACCACAGTGCTACGCAAGTCTGGCTCAGCTACAGTGAGCAAGCCTGCACCTCTTAACACTTTCTTGTCCATTAAATCCTCAGGTGCCACTGCCAAACCTTTGCCAGTGGTCAAAGAGTCTTCAATTGATCTCCTGCTACCTCCTGACATAATCTCTAAGGCATTTGGTGGGGAAGAGGTGATCTTAAAAAGTTCCCCAGAGGAAAAGACTGTGTTGGCTGAGAAAAATGAGCCAGCTCCCATACCTGAGCAGCTATTGCCTCCGCCTCCCCCACCTCCGCCACCGCCACCATTCCCAGTTACACTTAAGTCAGCTACTGCACCACCTGCCCAGACAAGCACTGGACTGTCTCCAGTCAAGTCAACTCCTACCATATCCCAGATCTTGACCCCTGGTATAGGGGGATCTAATCTCTTGACTCCAGTCTTGccagcttccatcttggctccagtgCACCCTGCTGCCATCCCCTCAGATGAGGTGGCACctggggtgagtgagagtgacCATGACCAGGCTCTGCTGTCTGTGCTGGTTCGTCCTCCACCACCGCTCTCAGGTGTATTCAGTGAACAGGCCAAAAAATTGGAGAAGCGGAATTCATGCCTAGCTACAGCTAATGCCAAGGATTTGTATGACATCTTCTACAGCACTGGTGGTAAAGGGAATCCAGAAAGTAAGTTGGGCAATAGCACATTGTCCAATGGGGAGAGTGGCAACTCCTCTAAAAATGAGAACTCTGATAGTTCTTTCAGCCCTAGGGAGAGTGGTATTCTAAAGGGGATATCCCAGGACAAGGGTTTGGCCAATGTTCCTGTGGACAGCTGTTTGGCCAAGCCCATTGCAAAGACTGTGGGATCCCCAAAACAGCGGACAATTGTAGAACCGAGTTTGGGACTAAAGAATAGAGGCTGCCTACAGCCTCTTACAGGAATGGACTTTGCTTCTACCTGTGTGGCAGATGACCAGGGTAAACCCCAGGAAGACGTCAACACAGAGGCAAATGCTTCAACCATGTTGACCTGTAGTCCTTATGAGAGTGAGACCAGTACAGACATGTGTCTGGAGGGGGAAGCTGACCTCAACTCAGGGGAGCCAGGTCCTCCTGGTGTAGAGGAGCCAGCCCCCCCAATATCAGACATAGCATGTCCTGCCAAGTTGGTAGACACAAGGGACCTTGGAATAGTTGATAGCCAAGTTAAAAGGATTGAAGAGCATTGTGGAAGTGAGTTAGAGGCAGCCCCTGAGCTGGAAGAAGGGAGATTATTACTCTCAGAGGGtgtggggaaagagagaataggTGACCAGGATGAGGAGCTTCAGACTTCATTATCCATAGTGCAAAGGGACCCCCACAGCCTGAAGGATTCCAGTTTGAAATGTGAAGACAGCTATGTATGGAAGAGAGAAGCCAAACAGACCAACCTGCCAAGGGATGACCAAATTATTAATCAGCCTGAGGAAATGGTGGTAGAACCGGAAGTGAAAGGTCTAGGTGAGGTAATGACAGAACCACATACACAAGCTCAATCTGCTATGGAAATAAGAACAGACTCAGTTCAGTCAGATACTAGATCTGTGTCACAGACCCCACAGTCGACAGGTGTCCAGCATTTTGTCCTAGAATCATCTCTCCAGTCTGTAGTCAGgagaaacatttatttaacagGTAGCCCACAAGAGCAAGCTGTGCTTGCTGATCCTGAAGAATGTCAGGATGACCAATCCCCTGAACCAGCTAGTAGAACACCTGAGATGAGAGACTTCAAATCAGGGGGAGAAAAGCCAGAGGAAGAGCTGAAGAAAACAACCTGCCAACCAGCTAGTTtggaagaggagactgagaaacCTGAGAACATAGAGATTCCAAAAGGACAAGAGTCAGGATTCACAGAGTTGTCCATTGTCAGTACTGAATTAAGATTGGCAACAGAAAGCAAACCTATAGAAGGCCTTGAAACTACAGATTTAGGGATAGTTTATGCCCCAGGCAATCCAGCTTCTGATTTCTCCATTGGTAAGTTAGAACCAGTCCAAGAGTCCTTGGCTACCCAGTCTGAGAATGTACAAGAAGGGAGATTTTTGTGTTCCACAGGGTCAACTAACCTTACCTCTACTTTTTCTGAGTTTGCTTTTGAACCTCCTGAAACCGTGGTACTTGACCTAGGGACGAAGGATAAACAAAATTCTACGCCCAGAAATGAGAAGATGCCTGAGTCTGATAGTTTGAAAACTCTGCTGGTGTCGACAACTGTTGATGAGGACATGGAAGTAACACATGAACCCTTGGACCTCCAGGCTGAAGGAATGCTGCCTGAGAATACAGAAGAGACTTTCAAGTTAGAGGCTGAGGGGTCACTAGGACTGGAGTCAGATACCATCTGCTCTCCAGGCCTTCGGCCATCTGCCTGCCAGCCAGACCTGGTCAGCTTTGTAATGTCGGTCTCTGAAAAGCAGGAAGAGAAGTTTTGTTCTCTGCCCTCTGAGCCAGGTGATACATCTGAGAGTAGTAGCCTGGATGCAGGCGCACTACAGCCGGAGTTTCATAGTCCCCCCTCTGTGATGGAGACCTTTTCTCAAGTGGACAAAAACAGTACTTTAAGTGCTGCAGAAATGCCAGCCTTAAGTTATCCTGGAAAAGAATGGGTTGTTAGTGCTGCTATAGGCCCTAAGGAAATGCCAACGCAGGAGGAAGGTACAGTTGATGCTACCTAG